The Paenibacillus dendritiformis region GGATTTCGTCCAGCGTGTAATGGCCGAACGGTTTGCCTTGGAGCAGGATTTCTCCGCTGTCCACAGGATAAAAGCCGAGCAGCAGCTTGATCAGCGTACTTTTGCCGCTGCCGCTGGCCCCCACAATAGCGGCGACCTGGCCGGGAAACACCTGCATGGACATGTCGACAAGCACCTTTTTATCCGACTGATAGGAAAATTCCACATCGCGAAACTCCACCGCAGCCTCCGACACAAGCTCGCTGTGAGGAGATCCCAAACTCTCCGGTTCCTCTTCCTCTCTTAGTACCTCTTGAATCCGGTGAGCGCCCGCGAGCGAATTTTGGGTCATCGACAGAACCATCCCCAAGTTCAACAAGGCGTGCGTCAGATTCACTTGCAGAACCGCCAGGGCGGCGACGCTTCCCATTCCCATCAGTCCGTAGGCATAAAGAAGACTGCCGATGACGATGATGCCGCAGAACGTGACGTAGCTGATAAAATGGTTCACCGCAGCCTGCATGCCATTCTTCTGCGCAGTTTGCCGAAGCGTCTGCGTCATTTGTTCGTTCAACGCTTCGTACTGGCCGTAAATCGTACGGATGCGGAACAGCTTCACAATTTGAATGCCGCCCATAAAATCTTTGAATTTTTCGGTCATTTTACCGAGCGTTTGCAAGCCTTGTTCGGACAAGGCTCGAATATCCCGCGCAAATTTCAGGCTGACCACGGAGGACAGCAGCAGAATGACGAAGGATACGCCGGCAAACCGCCAATCGATCAACACCATGGAGACAATGGAGCCGATGCAAAAAACAATTTGAAGCAGCAAAACGAAGTAAACCTGCGAAAATGTAAACTCAACGGTCGTTACGTCGTTGTTCACCCGCGACAGCAAGTCCCCATGGTGCGTCTGTTCCAGAAATCTCGGCCGCACCCGGCACAGCTTGTCGTAAAGACGTTCGCGGATATTCAGCACAGTCAGCTCGACACTGCGCTGGTATAAGTAAATGAACCAAGGTGAAATCACATTTTCCAGGAACAGCGCCGCACCCAAAATAATAAAGGCTTCCACCATCAGGGACGTATCTCGAGACACGGCGAAATCAACCAAGTTATGTACGACCAAACTGAAGGCGATCAGGAACAATGTCTGGGTGAGCGCCGTCACGGCCAGGCCAATGGCGTACTGGGTTTTGCGCTTGCGGTTCATAAAGGTCAGCAAGTAGCCGAGTTCTTTCACTTGCGAAAGCCATCCGCCCTTTTTCATGTGTACGCCACCTCCCTGCGTTCGGCAGAATCGGTAAATTCCTGGTAGTACGACTGGGCGTACAGTCCCTTCATCTCCAACAATTGTTCATGAGTGCCCTTTTCAACAATATTCCCCTGTTCCATGACCCAAATTTCGTCGGCGTTTTGAATAGTAGAAAGCCGGTGGGCAATAACCATGGTCGTTCTATTCTTCATCAATACGCCCAGCGCTTCCTGAACCGCGCTTTCCGACTCCGGATCAAGAGCCGACGTTGGCTCGTCCAGCAGCAGAACGGGAGCATCCTTCAGAAAAGCCCGGGCCATTGCAATGCGCTGGCGCTGGCCGCCGGACAAAAAGCCTCCGCGCTCCCCGACATACGTCTGGTAGCCGCCCTCAAGCTGCATAATGAAGGAATGCGCCTGAGCGGCTTTGGCGGCTTCGATAATCTCGTCCATCGACGCTTCTTCCCGCCCGTAGCCGATATTTTCGGCAATCGTGCCGCTAAACAAATATGAGTCCTGGGTTACCACGGAAAAATGCGACCGAAGCTGCTCCGGATCGGCGCCGTGGATCAGGCTGCCGAACACGCGGATCTCACCCTGGTCCTCCGGAAGCGGATAAAAGCCGCATACAAGCTTAAACACCGTGCTCTTCCCTCCGCCGCTCGCTCCGACAAGCGCGATCGTCTTCCCTTCCGGCACCGAAAAGCTAACATTCCGCAGGATCGGGGAGCTCTCCTCATACCCGAAGGTTACCTTCTGAAACTCGATGGGGGCGGCGCTCGCCTTCGGAAGCGAACGGCCATTTTCCGTTTCGGTCGGCTGCTCGACGATTTCGGAGACCCTTCTGAGGGCACCGGCCATTTCGAACGTCCGCGTGATGAGCTCGGGAATATGCTCCAGCGGCTCCAGACACAGATTCAGCAAGTACAGGAAGGCGACCAGTTCCCCCGCGCCTAGCTGCCCTTGGTAGATCAAATAGCTTCCGTAACTGACGGCGAAAATGATCGGGCTGATCATCAGCGTGGAAAGCAACGGATTGACCCAGGCTTCCCGCTTTTTCACGGCCAGCTTTTTTTGGGCCGTCAACTGCAGCAGCACTTGGTAGGAGCGAGATAACATGCCGGATAGCAGGTAGCTTTTTACAATAGGCATACCCCCGAGTGTATCCTGGAGGTTGACGTTCATTCGGCCCATGTTCGCCTGGGCTTCCTCCGTCAACCGTTCCAACTGCTTGCCGATCCATTGGGAAACCAGCAGCGCTAAGGGAAATAACAGCAGGCTGTACAGCATCAGCTCCCATTGGAGGCAGATCAAATAAGCGAAACAGCCAATGAACAATAGCGGATGATAAAACCACTGGGCAAGGTCCCGAATCATAAACTGCTGGATGAGCTGCAGGTCGTTGTTGATCCGCGACAACACGTCGCCGGAATGCTGCTTTTCCAAATAGGAGACCGGGAGTTTGCCGATATGACGCATGACATGGTTGCGGATATCCTGCACCGCAGAGGCGCTGCTTCGCTCCACCCCGAAGCTCATGAAATACTTCGCCGGCACACCGATCAAGATGACCGCAAAGACCGTGTACACGATTTGCAGAACGATTGGCCCCGCCCCCTTCTCGGCCTGGGTGGTCAACTGCTCGATCAAACTTCCCGTCCATATCTCAATAACGGCGGCGGCAATTGCGGACAAGGTACCGACGATCATCCAGCCTTTGTGACGGCTTACATAGGACATCAGCCAGCGGAACGCTTTCCAGGTGGCGTAAGCGGATTGGCGCTTGGAAGGCGCCGCTGTGCCGTGCTCTCGAACAGACGGCTGCCGGTCAGCTTCCATGCAGTACCCCGGCCTCCGCTTCGATCTGCCGCTTGACTTGCTCTAAGATGTCCCGGATGACAACGGCCGTTTCGTCCACGCGCGCGAGTTCCAGCAATTCCTCGTGCGCGCCCTCCAGCCGGTAATCGGCGTAAGCTTGCGTCGTTGCCCCCTGCCAGGACGGCAATTGGTGCTCCAAGCGGAACGCTTCGCTGTCCTTCGCAATCAGTTCGTAAATCCGGGCCGGGATCGTGCCGGAGTTAATAAGCTGCGCTTCGTACGCCAAGGTCGCTTTGACCTTCCGATGAACCCGC contains the following coding sequences:
- a CDS encoding ABC transporter ATP-binding protein; its protein translation is MKKGGWLSQVKELGYLLTFMNRKRKTQYAIGLAVTALTQTLFLIAFSLVVHNLVDFAVSRDTSLMVEAFIILGAALFLENVISPWFIYLYQRSVELTVLNIRERLYDKLCRVRPRFLEQTHHGDLLSRVNNDVTTVEFTFSQVYFVLLLQIVFCIGSIVSMVLIDWRFAGVSFVILLLSSVVSLKFARDIRALSEQGLQTLGKMTEKFKDFMGGIQIVKLFRIRTIYGQYEALNEQMTQTLRQTAQKNGMQAAVNHFISYVTFCGIIVIGSLLYAYGLMGMGSVAALAVLQVNLTHALLNLGMVLSMTQNSLAGAHRIQEVLREEEEPESLGSPHSELVSEAAVEFRDVEFSYQSDKKVLVDMSMQVFPGQVAAIVGASGSGKSTLIKLLLGFYPVDSGEILLQGKPFGHYTLDEIRRQIAYVPQEPFLFTGTIEENIRYGNPDATDEEVIEAAKAAYAHHFIQELPEQYKTPVGERGASLSGGQRQRIAIARAILKNAPILLLDEATSALDNESQHWVQQALNELMKGRTTILIAHRLSTVEHADLITVMNQGTVVERGRHQDLLALGGYYARLYG
- a CDS encoding ABC transporter ATP-binding protein, coding for MEADRQPSVREHGTAAPSKRQSAYATWKAFRWLMSYVSRHKGWMIVGTLSAIAAAVIEIWTGSLIEQLTTQAEKGAGPIVLQIVYTVFAVILIGVPAKYFMSFGVERSSASAVQDIRNHVMRHIGKLPVSYLEKQHSGDVLSRINNDLQLIQQFMIRDLAQWFYHPLLFIGCFAYLICLQWELMLYSLLLFPLALLVSQWIGKQLERLTEEAQANMGRMNVNLQDTLGGMPIVKSYLLSGMLSRSYQVLLQLTAQKKLAVKKREAWVNPLLSTLMISPIIFAVSYGSYLIYQGQLGAGELVAFLYLLNLCLEPLEHIPELITRTFEMAGALRRVSEIVEQPTETENGRSLPKASAAPIEFQKVTFGYEESSPILRNVSFSVPEGKTIALVGASGGGKSTVFKLVCGFYPLPEDQGEIRVFGSLIHGADPEQLRSHFSVVTQDSYLFSGTIAENIGYGREEASMDEIIEAAKAAQAHSFIMQLEGGYQTYVGERGGFLSGGQRQRIAMARAFLKDAPVLLLDEPTSALDPESESAVQEALGVLMKNRTTMVIAHRLSTIQNADEIWVMEQGNIVEKGTHEQLLEMKGLYAQSYYQEFTDSAERREVAYT